tataggtaatctatgaaataaaaaataacttgtaTTTTATAACTGTATCTTTGTTATTATAAGTAACATACCTATAAGCaaatttatattgacattgtataatattatattattatcatacacatTTCTGGATTAGTCACTTAAGTCATTCTCATTGTTGTCTTTGTCTGTTGTTGATGATTTTAAGTTTTCATAAAATGCCCAATGACTTTTTGGAATTGCATTACAATGACAAAGAGATAAAAGATCTTTTTTCTTAGCATCACTAATTGTACCAGATGTAGTCAATGTTCTTAACTCTGGGATATTGAAATCaattgattttctttttttttgtcttacgttaatatttttaaaagttttttcatTGTAGCTTGTCttgtatttcaatattgtagGATTATCTTTTTCTATTTCAAAAACTTTGATTGAATTCCACAACACTTTATCACCAtcttcatttatattataattattacctaggtCTGTTGAtagttttttcaaatcatataatTCATCTTGCTGTACTTCATTTACTATATAaggttttccattttttttggCACATTTGATTATACTCACCCATTGAGACGGTTCATAAATAGGACCACTCTTTAGTATTCTTTGAGCCTCGCTTTCTATTCTTGCGTGCATTGAATCTCCTTCGTTTTGAGTATGACCCACTGTAAGGAACTTTATAGCAATTGATGGAATGTTTAGAGTCATAACACAGTACATTAGTATTGAcactacatatttatttttattttgtcctcCACAATTATCACAGTAAAACACAACTTTTTTCTctttattttcttgttttttttataaactgataCAGACATGATCCAATTTCACATGAACCTCTGTTACCCATTCCTTCATGCCAAAAATAACAAGTCCCTTCATTATCTTTCACATTATAAATAGTGAAATTATAACTTGCTAGGCgtcttttataataaaattgagaaaCCTCTCCACGTGGTGTAATTAATACAGCCTGCAAATCAAAACAGCTAATTATGGTATTTTTATCACAAGTGTCATATTTCTTTTCTTGTCTGCTTAAGCGTTTTTCCTCTTGATGTTTGTTATACTGGTCTTCCACATCAAATTTATCTGCATctgattgatttaaatttttgaacgcTTCACAACACATACATAAATCCTTTTTTGGCTTAaagaatgaaatattaaattcactgttaaaaatattttgatacatattttttttggcatattcaatattttgttctCTACACATTTCTATATACAACCTGTAcatcattgaaatatttaaacttcCTTCAATAAATTGTCTGGAATTATTTGCCCTGCAATAATGGGATGGTACTGTGGGAAATGATTTAATATGAGTTCTTATTGTATCTTTTGTTGCTTCATCAACTTTTCGTCCAATATTACCATGTTTACCACGTTTATCAACATCAAGTATACCATCATTCATTTTCTTAGTGGTTGTAAAAATAGCTCTACTACTAATACCTAATGTTGCCATAAACATTGTTTTACACACTCTAATGGTAACATTATTAACTTCTAGATTATAACCATAATTTAAGGATCTCATACTGTCTAGACGGGCTCGATACTTGggatttattgaataaatatgtcTCATTATAAACTCACGTTGTCTGTTTAAGTCTCCCAATTCCCAATACTTTTCATGGATTACTCTACGTTCatcaatagttatattattaatacattttaatctgCATTTTTCATTGCAAGGAACTCCTAGTTTTCTGGCAGCGactacttttaaatttgaaccTGACACATATGTTTTTCCttcatttcttaattttttttgtatgttttttttccaattaccTTCATTTTTTAGTCTTTTTCTGCTATTTTTCTTGATTATTTTCGTTCAGTTCAACAAATTCAGTACTTTGGACTAATGGAGGTTCTTGATTATTTTCGTGCAGTTCAACAAATTCAGTACTTTGGACTAATGGAGGCTCATAGTTCTTGTCTTTGTCTTCATCATCATAGTCTTCATCAAATGAATCACCTAATTCAATGTCacctaaaaattgaataataattattaataattgctacaataataatatttttttaatataaaaatgataatttctgCTTTAGTTTACTTGTTATGACATCGTCGTCGTTCTCTACATTGATTGAAACAGGAAATGTCACCGTTTCATTCACCCATTCTTGCACATCAGATAATTTAGTTGCATCCATAAATATTGATCCACTATATGCAGTTTTAACTACAGTAACAGTCTCATTctgtttctaaaaataatattaaaaaataatcatattgttagtgtataggtactatcataACCACACTATTCCAATTTCACATTAATtggtaaaaatgtcattaatttatacttacagTGTTAGATCTAGCAACTTCTGTCATCAATCTGGCCCTTTTAGAACGTAAcattttgttgaataataaaataatgaatatatgaatattcaattattgttcTGCTAAGTCGTTAAGACAATagtaaattgaaaacaaaatgacAGAAATGATTTTCAACTCACGAGTCgcgatacaaatatttttgtggTTAATGGTAATAATGAAtcgttgataataattaaaatattttattacattaattcgTATCAACCACGGTTGAAGATAGTCCATGATCACggtaataatagaaatatacataataatattgttattattataaagatggTCTATTTATATTCATGGTATCAACTcagaaattacaaacatttatcaGTTCAATAACGCAATATGTCTATTTATTTCACTTTTGAAGTAACCATGTCATTATGAAACTACTGGTTCTAGAATGAAATAAACGACCTCTAGAGGTGAATAATTGAACTAAAAGTTATTGCGTTATAGAATCGAAATCGTCGTAATTTTGCGAATAATTTCACATAGATaactcattttttaatttttttgagttgtTGCAGTTTTGAacaacatattgtatataaatattagatttccacgtaaaaacttaatttaaatagttaaatttaagtattgtaCCACTGTagattaactattatattagttGCATTGATATAAAGCCATTGCAATATGTAGGctcaaaatacattatttattattgttggccataatacctataactataaGCTATAACCAAGGCTCAGAACTTTAggcatttgcatatttgttttGAAAGTGCATATTGAACTTCTGGTTCGATACAATTTTGATCCATAGTAtgtatatttcaaatacaaaaatttttattgcataattttgcatatttcgttattttttgtACGAATTAGcatattttaggttttagaacatttttatgcatattacaaagatttaatgaaatttcattttttttgcttacatttacacaatttaattatagttaacaaaataaaattagatattttacaaaataaattcatcGAAAAATACGTCGTTGGATATTCTTATATTGCTTCCAAtgcatttaacaataatattatataatctctAGTACGAGAACTCGAAATAGTTTCTGCCGACCGGCCGGcccgtatttatttttatccaaattTAACACGgcattcatatattttgtaccatgatataaataaattgtataatcctaagaaatttgtaaacaattatgTTTAACTATTAGGTCATTATCAGTATTTATACACCATATTAATTCTGTTCGTTGTAATACTACGGTCTACGTGCGTACCGGTTTCATTTGTATAGTGCGAACTGCGAGTGCACATTAGTCCGTCGTCAGTATTAAGCCCGTCGCTTGTCgcagtgataatttttttaatatttctgattTAACGATGCCTAAAGATAAGCAATCATTGTCTCGGCGCCTTAAATCTTTAAGCTCTGAGTTCGGTGAAGATGTGTTCTCTATTGATAATGTAGTTCTATTTTGCAAACTTTGCGAAGTGAAAGTGGATCCCGAAAGACGATCTAGTATCTAGTATCTGCTGTAGAacgtaaaataaatcaaaaaacagcCAACAGCCAACAGCTATTAACTAATCTAACTTCGAAAAAATCGACTTTCAATATGGATTTATGCAAAGCTTTTATAGCATCTAATATTCCGCTTAACAAGTTACAAAATACAGAGTTTCGTAAATTCTTACAGTTATACACACAAAAAGATGTCCCCACTGAATCGACACTTAGAAAGTTTTATCTTGATGATTGTTACGAGGAAATGATGAAAAACATAAGACAACGTGTGTTATAGCCTATAACTAATACTAACCTAACTaatcatttatacaattatttaactttgtattgTTTTGATACTGTCTACtacctatttttattacttttttgaccaataatatataccatgtttccaattgtatgttatttattcaaaaacactCTGCTGttcatataatgttaatattaattcctaATTATTAGGGTGCACCGATGTCCATGACACTGTGAAAAAGTAACTTAGAATAAGGTAATATCAGGCGCGACTTCAGAGACTTGCCAaggaggagggggggggggcgtttTTTTAGCTATCACTAATTTACTGCGGGGGCTTAGAAAGTACCCTACCCTGGAAtgtaattttgtcaataaataaCCTCTTATACTCAtacttaaacaataaacattatacttggttttattatatttaattataataaattcactttTTACACTAGCTACTTTGAAGTCTGAACAGGTTAGATACTTACTAGATTACGATTAGAGacgaataaaaatttacttattttttcttttgtactCATTCTACTGTAGGTACttggtaataactattaactaatataataatttacaaaatataatatgattgacgTCTAATATTCGAAAACACACGTCGTCCGGATACACGTATACTTACACGATACACGACACTGCAAATTGCAATAGTATACTACAGTCTAAAGTCACTAATTATTAACGGTTATGTTTCAGTATAAATTTACTAATTACAAATGACATTTGACAATTCTGGAATTTTGATACAAATACGATCAGTTATAATCGATAACATTTTCGTCATAGGCATGCGCAGACTCCGGTTTCAGGGGCAGCAAGAGATTAATTCGGCCCATTCTTCAAATTCATCATTAAACCCAGCCcatagttttacaatttttgcaACTGGGTATCAAAATTAAAGTTGTattgattatttgtttatttggaTAAACAGTTGTACAGTAAGGTACTAAGCCACTTAAGGTGTACTTTTCCACAAgcctatagttaataatatgataaaataaacaaacattaataataattttaaagtatatattttaaaaataataattaaagtaataacaattggttgtaaataaaacaataaaacctcTTATTAACATTAATACACTTTTTTCACAAACTTATAATACTAATCTACGCTCTacaggtaatacatttttaaattcatcaatTAGTAATTACACTCTCAATATTTACAGAAGAAGTTAATTCTTGTTCGACAAATAGAAACAATAATGCATTTAGTCTATCTTGTGTCATGGTAGATCTAAGTTTGCTTTTAACAATGGTA
This genomic window from Metopolophium dirhodum isolate CAU chromosome 1, ASM1992520v1, whole genome shotgun sequence contains:
- the LOC132950970 gene encoding uncharacterized protein LOC132950970, with amino-acid sequence MLRSKRARLMTEVARSNTKQNETVTVVKTAYSGSIFMDATKLSDVQEWVNETVTFPVSINVENDDDVITSDIELGDSFDEDYDDEDKDKNYEPPLVQSTEFVELHENNQEPPLKNSRKRLKNEGNWKKNIQKKLRNEGKTYVSGSNLKVVAARKLGVPCNEKCRLKCINNITIDERRVIHEKYWELGDLNRQREFIMRHIYSINPKYRARLDSMRSLNYGYNLEVNNVTIRVCKTMFMATLGISSRAIFTTTKKMNDGILDVDKRGKHGNIGRKVDEATKDTIRTHIKSFPTVPSHYCRANNSRQFIEGSLNISMMYRLYIEMCREQNIEYAKKNMYQNIFNSEFNISFFKPKKDLCMCCEAFKNLNQSDADKFDVEDQYNKHQEEKRLSRQEKKYDTCDKNTIISCFDLQAVLITPRGEVSQFYYKRRLASYNFTIYNVKDNEGTCYFWHEGMGNRGSCEIGSCLYQFIKKTRK